A part of Acidimicrobiales bacterium genomic DNA contains:
- a CDS encoding cupin domain-containing protein: protein MDEQVFDLAGFPVHLGLGASAVRLPAFDGTPGWYERYESAQAADGAEGRLVSMHTFSEPWDSWEMHPSGHELVVCVDGAMTLHQEVDGEVRTVVLGAGQATINPPGVWHTADVDGSATAVFVTAGAGTQTRGR, encoded by the coding sequence ATGGACGAGCAGGTCTTCGACCTCGCCGGGTTCCCCGTGCACCTCGGTCTCGGCGCGAGCGCGGTGCGGCTCCCGGCTTTCGACGGCACCCCGGGATGGTACGAGCGCTACGAGTCGGCCCAGGCGGCCGACGGCGCCGAGGGCCGGCTGGTGTCGATGCACACCTTCTCCGAGCCGTGGGACAGCTGGGAGATGCACCCGAGCGGGCACGAGCTGGTCGTGTGCGTCGACGGCGCGATGACCCTCCACCAGGAGGTCGACGGCGAGGTGCGCACCGTGGTGCTCGGGGCCGGGCAGGCCACGATCAACCCGCCCGGCGTGTGGCACACCGCCGACGTCGACGGCTCGGCCACGGCGGTGTTCGTCACCGCCGGCGCGGGCACGCAGACTCGGGGCCGCTGA
- a CDS encoding acyl-CoA dehydrogenase family protein yields MLDWTDEHKMMRDALRQFVQKEVVPLRDELEHGDLPPYGVLRKLFTSFGIDTMARDDLQKRLQREATPRPATGSAGADATAGFDPALMLILIMELSRYCPGMVTALGVSVGLTAAAIEARGTRAQKERWLPDLLSLDRIGAWALTEPEAGSDAFGAMRSTARRDGDSYVLNGSKTFITNGPYADIIVFICKLDDGDAPADRKVLSFVLEPGLPGLEQTRPLRKMGIHSSPTGEIFVTDVRVGVDRLLGETERAPADAREGAKGTFAMERAGVAAMALGIIDQCLTLCVDYANERIQFGRPIGEFQLIQEKLALMEVARLNVQNLVFRCIEAVGQRQPLDLAEASAMKLYSARAAAEVASEAVQVFGGTGYMAELGVEQLARDAKALQIYAGTDEMQIVQIARELLRSRSSTR; encoded by the coding sequence ATGCTCGACTGGACCGACGAACACAAGATGATGCGCGACGCCCTGCGCCAGTTCGTGCAGAAGGAGGTCGTGCCGCTGCGTGACGAGCTCGAGCACGGCGACCTCCCACCGTACGGCGTGCTCCGCAAGCTGTTCACCTCGTTCGGCATCGACACGATGGCCCGCGACGACCTCCAGAAGCGCCTCCAGCGCGAGGCGACGCCGCGGCCGGCGACCGGGTCGGCCGGGGCCGACGCCACCGCGGGATTCGACCCGGCGCTGATGCTGATCCTGATCATGGAGCTGTCCCGCTACTGCCCGGGCATGGTCACCGCCCTCGGCGTGTCGGTCGGCCTCACCGCGGCGGCCATCGAGGCCCGGGGGACACGGGCACAGAAGGAGCGTTGGCTGCCCGACCTGCTCTCGCTGGACCGCATCGGGGCATGGGCCCTCACGGAGCCGGAGGCCGGCTCCGATGCGTTCGGAGCCATGCGTTCGACCGCACGGCGTGACGGAGACAGCTACGTGCTAAACGGCTCCAAGACCTTCATCACCAACGGGCCGTACGCCGACATCATCGTGTTCATCTGCAAGCTCGACGACGGAGACGCCCCGGCCGACCGGAAGGTGCTCTCGTTCGTCCTCGAACCCGGACTGCCCGGCCTCGAGCAGACCCGTCCCCTCCGCAAGATGGGGATCCACTCCTCACCGACCGGCGAGATCTTCGTCACCGACGTCCGGGTGGGGGTCGACCGCCTGCTCGGCGAGACGGAGCGCGCGCCCGCCGATGCACGGGAGGGCGCCAAGGGCACGTTCGCGATGGAGCGGGCGGGGGTGGCGGCGATGGCGCTCGGCATCATCGACCAGTGCCTGACGCTGTGCGTCGACTACGCCAACGAGCGGATCCAGTTCGGCCGGCCCATCGGTGAGTTCCAGCTGATCCAGGAGAAGCTGGCCCTGATGGAGGTGGCCCGCCTCAACGTGCAGAACCTCGTCTTCCGCTGCATCGAGGCCGTCGGCCAGCGGCAGCCGCTCGACCTCGCCGAGGCGTCGGCGATGAAGCTGTACTCGGCGCGCGCTGCGGCCGAGGTCGCCTCCGAGGCGGTCCAGGTGTTCGGCGGCACCGGCTACATGGCCGAGCTCGGCGTCGAGCAGCTCGCGCGCGACGCGAAGGCCCTGCAGATCTACGCCGGCACCGACGAGATGCAGATCGTCCAGATCGCGAGGGAGCTGCTCCGGTCCCGATCGTCGACCCGCTGA
- a CDS encoding DUF3089 domain-containing protein: MLTVLVALAFVAAACGDDDDPASGTPPTAADTSGAVAADGAGDAGDGSETPVAGEVSDVYADDAHWLCKPGLPDDVCARDLDATVVFADGSTQVQPHVAAEDPPVDCFYVYPTVSRDESPNSDLVPGESEEVYVTYNQAARFTAACRVFAPMYRQGTLPSLLGQVEVPEGVDRYAIAYGDVRDAFEHYLATENDGRGFVLIGHSQGAGLLRELVAEEIDPDPALREQLVSALLLGATIEVPEGEVVGADFQQVPVCESAEQTGCVVSYATFRDSAPPPADTDFGVAGTPGDQAVCVNPAAPAGGDATLTGYFLVTEFPGSLGSPAQPFADPASAPAIETPFVTYPDFVVGRCRADAERGWLEISVAGDPADPRTDDIGGDLTPEWGMHLVDVNVALGDLVELVRTQGSAYAG, encoded by the coding sequence GTGCTCACCGTGCTCGTGGCGCTGGCCTTCGTGGCCGCGGCGTGCGGGGACGACGACGACCCGGCGAGCGGCACCCCGCCGACGGCGGCGGACACATCCGGGGCGGTGGCCGCCGACGGCGCCGGCGACGCCGGGGACGGGTCGGAGACCCCTGTCGCAGGGGAGGTGAGCGACGTGTACGCCGACGACGCCCACTGGCTGTGCAAGCCGGGCCTGCCCGACGACGTGTGCGCCCGGGACCTCGACGCCACGGTGGTGTTCGCCGACGGCAGCACCCAGGTGCAGCCCCACGTGGCGGCCGAGGATCCGCCGGTGGACTGCTTCTACGTGTACCCCACGGTCAGTCGCGACGAGTCGCCGAACAGCGACCTGGTGCCCGGGGAGTCCGAGGAGGTCTACGTCACGTACAACCAGGCGGCGCGCTTCACGGCCGCCTGCCGGGTGTTCGCGCCGATGTACCGGCAGGGCACGCTGCCGTCGCTGCTCGGCCAGGTCGAGGTGCCCGAGGGCGTCGACCGCTACGCCATCGCCTACGGCGACGTGCGGGACGCGTTCGAGCACTACCTGGCCACCGAGAACGACGGGCGGGGCTTCGTGCTGATCGGGCACTCCCAGGGCGCCGGCCTGCTGCGCGAGCTGGTCGCCGAGGAGATCGACCCCGACCCTGCGCTGCGGGAGCAGCTGGTGTCCGCCCTGCTGCTCGGCGCCACCATCGAGGTGCCCGAAGGCGAGGTGGTCGGTGCCGACTTCCAGCAGGTGCCGGTGTGCGAGTCGGCCGAGCAGACCGGCTGCGTGGTCAGCTACGCCACGTTCCGGGATTCGGCGCCGCCGCCCGCGGACACCGACTTCGGCGTGGCCGGCACGCCGGGCGACCAGGCCGTGTGCGTCAACCCGGCGGCGCCCGCCGGCGGCGATGCCACCCTCACCGGCTACTTCCTCGTGACCGAGTTCCCCGGCTCCCTGGGGTCGCCCGCGCAGCCGTTCGCCGACCCCGCCTCGGCGCCCGCCATCGAGACGCCGTTCGTGACGTACCCCGACTTCGTCGTCGGCCGCTGCCGCGCCGACGCCGAGCGGGGTTGGCTCGAGATCTCGGTGGCCGGCGACCCCGCCGATCCCCGCACCGACGACATCGGCGGCGACCTCACACCGGAGTGGGGCATGCACCTCGTCGACGTCAACGTCGCACTCGGCGACCTCGTCGAGCTGGTGCGGACGCAGGGCAGCGCCTACGCCGGATGA
- a CDS encoding alpha/beta hydrolase, with translation MADGRVLGYSEFGDEAGYPILNNHGGLVCRLDVELAHADARSAGVRIISPDRPGVATSDRRPGRDTLDWADDVGELLDALGIDELANMGWSMGGQYALAVAHRLAGRVRATAVIAGCLPLDDQATFAELNEMDRRLTHLAAHHQLGARATFAAMGRLEGLFPGRMAKLSTRRAAPADRAATADHADWMGAIAAAAMRHPQGMVDEYLAWAKPWRFAPEDVAGPVAVWQGSADSLVPAVWGRRLADRIPGAVLHPIDGEGHLIGLTRRAEIIRDLLDVARAPRR, from the coding sequence CTGGCCGACGGCCGTGTCCTCGGGTACTCGGAGTTCGGCGACGAGGCCGGCTACCCGATCCTGAACAACCACGGGGGGCTCGTCTGCCGGCTCGACGTCGAGCTGGCGCACGCCGACGCCCGATCCGCGGGGGTCCGGATCATCTCGCCGGATCGGCCGGGGGTGGCGACGTCGGACCGCAGGCCCGGGCGCGACACGCTCGACTGGGCCGACGACGTGGGCGAGCTGCTCGACGCCCTCGGCATCGACGAGCTGGCCAACATGGGCTGGTCGATGGGCGGCCAGTACGCCCTGGCCGTCGCCCACCGCCTCGCCGGGCGGGTCCGCGCCACCGCGGTGATCGCAGGCTGCCTGCCGCTCGACGACCAGGCGACGTTCGCCGAGCTCAACGAGATGGACCGACGGCTCACCCACCTGGCTGCCCACCACCAGCTCGGGGCCCGGGCGACCTTCGCGGCGATGGGCAGGCTCGAGGGCCTGTTCCCCGGGCGGATGGCGAAGCTGAGCACCCGCAGGGCGGCCCCGGCCGACCGGGCGGCCACGGCCGACCACGCCGACTGGATGGGGGCGATCGCAGCGGCGGCGATGCGCCACCCGCAGGGGATGGTGGACGAGTACCTGGCGTGGGCGAAGCCGTGGCGCTTCGCGCCGGAGGACGTCGCCGGACCGGTCGCCGTCTGGCAGGGCTCGGCCGACAGCCTGGTGCCGGCGGTGTGGGGCCGGCGTCTGGCCGACCGCATCCCAGGGGCGGTGCTGCACCCGATCGACGGCGAGGGCCATCTCATCGGCCTCACCCGTCGAGCGGAGATCATTCGGGACCTGCTCGACGTCGCTCGGGCCCCCCGTCGATGA
- a CDS encoding alpha/beta hydrolase: protein MDSAVETGSFEFGGSRLAYEVHGDGPQVLVYLHGLLMDSQMNEALARALAAQGHKVVLLDLLGHGRSGKPLRASSYRMDAQAREVVALLDHLGVDQAAIGGVSLGAGVSLQVAVAAPERVRALVIEMPVLEWAVPAAALLFTPLLLVMHYASGPAGLLSRLVARLPRTPNGSLNSVLQIVSSPPEVTKAVLHGILTGPVAPTVEERQAITAPTLVIAHTRDLIHPFSDAEALAELLPNGRLEPARSMLELRLAPERLTQQIAAFLDEAWTGAAAVA from the coding sequence ATGGACAGTGCCGTCGAGACGGGTTCGTTCGAGTTCGGCGGGTCGCGGTTGGCCTACGAGGTCCACGGCGACGGACCGCAGGTGCTCGTGTACCTGCACGGCCTCTTGATGGACAGCCAGATGAACGAGGCCCTTGCCCGGGCGCTCGCCGCCCAGGGCCACAAGGTGGTGCTGCTCGACCTGCTCGGCCACGGCCGGAGCGGCAAGCCCCTGCGGGCCTCGTCGTACCGGATGGACGCCCAGGCGCGCGAGGTGGTGGCGCTGCTCGACCACCTCGGCGTGGACCAGGCCGCGATCGGCGGCGTCTCGCTCGGCGCCGGCGTGAGCCTGCAGGTCGCGGTGGCGGCGCCGGAGCGGGTGCGCGCCCTCGTGATCGAGATGCCCGTGCTGGAGTGGGCGGTGCCCGCCGCGGCGCTGCTCTTCACGCCGCTGCTGCTGGTGATGCACTACGCCAGTGGTCCCGCCGGCCTCCTCAGCCGGCTGGTGGCACGCCTTCCCCGCACCCCCAACGGGTCGCTCAACAGCGTGCTGCAGATCGTGTCGTCGCCGCCCGAGGTGACCAAGGCCGTGCTCCACGGGATCCTCACCGGCCCCGTGGCACCGACGGTCGAGGAGCGCCAGGCCATCACCGCCCCGACCCTGGTCATCGCCCACACACGCGACCTCATCCACCCCTTCAGCGACGCCGAGGCGCTGGCCGAGCTGCTCCCGAACGGCCGGCTCGAACCGGCCCGGTCCATGCTCGAGCTGCGGCTCGCCCCCGAACGGCTCACCCAGCAGATCGCCGCGTTCCTCGACGAGGCCTGGACGGGAGCGGCGGCCGTCGCCTGA
- a CDS encoding DMT family transporter, with the protein MHAPVPADHHLLSTSPGTNTGTFGSVEWGLLVATALMWGTAYLLIAIGLESLPPGGVTFLRMVIGAATLSLFPATRRVRIDREDWPRVAALGVLWLALPLTLFPIAQQWITSAAAGMITGAQPVFVAVLASILLRRRPGTRQLQGIAIGFVGVLLIALPAADEGRSSAIGVVLVLVAVVSYAIAATVAVPLQQRYGSLPVIWRALLVAAVLVTPWGLISLPGAHPTAASLAAVVPLGVLSTGIGYVCFTTLAGRAGATRGSVAVYLIPVVAIVAGVLGGGDRIPAIALPGTALVLVGAWLTSRAEA; encoded by the coding sequence GTGCACGCCCCCGTCCCGGCCGACCACCACCTGCTGAGCACCAGCCCCGGGACGAACACGGGCACGTTCGGCTCCGTCGAGTGGGGTCTGCTGGTCGCGACCGCCCTGATGTGGGGCACGGCGTACCTGCTCATTGCCATCGGGCTCGAGTCGCTGCCGCCGGGGGGCGTCACGTTCCTCCGCATGGTCATCGGTGCCGCAACCCTGAGCCTCTTCCCGGCCACGCGGCGGGTGCGCATCGACCGCGAGGACTGGCCGCGAGTCGCCGCACTCGGTGTGCTGTGGCTGGCGCTGCCCCTCACCCTCTTCCCGATCGCGCAGCAGTGGATCACGTCGGCCGCGGCCGGGATGATCACCGGCGCCCAACCCGTGTTCGTCGCCGTGCTCGCGTCGATCCTGCTCCGGCGCCGTCCCGGCACGCGCCAGCTGCAGGGGATCGCGATCGGCTTCGTCGGGGTGCTCCTCATCGCGCTGCCCGCAGCGGACGAGGGGCGGAGCTCCGCCATCGGCGTCGTGCTCGTGCTCGTCGCCGTGGTGAGCTACGCGATCGCCGCGACCGTCGCCGTGCCGCTGCAGCAGCGGTACGGCTCGCTGCCCGTGATCTGGCGGGCGCTGCTCGTGGCTGCGGTGCTCGTGACACCGTGGGGCCTGATCTCCCTACCCGGCGCGCATCCGACCGCCGCCAGCCTGGCGGCCGTGGTGCCGCTGGGGGTGCTGTCGACCGGGATCGGCTACGTGTGCTTCACCACCCTGGCCGGCCGGGCGGGCGCCACGCGCGGTTCGGTGGCGGTCTACCTGATCCCGGTCGTGGCGATCGTGGCGGGCGTTCTCGGCGGCGGCGACCGCATCCCTGCCATCGCGCTGCCCGGTACCGCGCTGGTGCTCGTGGGCGCCTGGCTCACCAGCCGGGCCGAGGCCTGA
- a CDS encoding phosphatase PAP2 family protein, whose protein sequence is MSWAVVGLATAGALVLAGSLAGARHHEIHPLEQRVFRAVNGLPGWLYGPLWLPMQLGNLVVGTAAGLGVALWFRDWRMAVAVMLAMLLKLGTERLLRKRMADYLSVRQRPGTSEPGAILRGADVPTSGPSFPSGHVILVAAIACVVADDIPVGSSWVPFLLALLVMTGRVYVGAHNPLDVTAGLGTGLLVGSLIDFVLR, encoded by the coding sequence ATGAGCTGGGCGGTGGTGGGCCTGGCGACCGCCGGGGCCCTGGTGCTGGCCGGCTCGCTCGCCGGCGCCCGGCACCACGAGATCCACCCGCTCGAGCAGCGGGTGTTCCGCGCCGTGAACGGCCTGCCCGGGTGGCTCTACGGCCCGCTGTGGCTGCCCATGCAGCTCGGCAACCTGGTGGTGGGCACCGCCGCGGGGCTCGGGGTCGCCCTGTGGTTCCGTGACTGGCGCATGGCCGTCGCGGTGATGCTCGCCATGCTGTTGAAGCTCGGGACCGAGCGCCTCCTCCGCAAGCGGATGGCCGACTACCTGAGCGTCCGGCAACGGCCCGGGACGAGCGAGCCCGGCGCGATCCTGCGCGGCGCCGACGTCCCCACCTCGGGCCCCAGCTTCCCGTCCGGCCATGTCATCCTCGTCGCCGCCATCGCCTGCGTGGTGGCCGACGACATCCCCGTGGGGTCGTCGTGGGTGCCCTTCCTCCTGGCCCTCCTGGTGATGACGGGGCGGGTGTACGTCGGGGCCCACAACCCCCTCGACGTGACCGCCGGTCTCGGGACCGGGCTGCTCGTCGGCAGCCTGATCGACTTCGTCCTCCGCTGA
- a CDS encoding GAP family protein, whose product MKAVVGDILPLAIAVTISPVPIIAEILLLLSRKPLANGTAYVVGFVVGVAGVLGILVAVAGAMDLSAGSGPSSGAGTLQLALGVLLLVAAVRRFRGRPKPGEEASMPAWMDGIAGFSPGKSLGVGIVVGALNPKNLAVGLAAAVAIASASLSTGQAVGSVAVYVVVAVLGVAAPLVVLLASGDRARPILDGWKAWLGQNNATVMAVLFLVFAVVLIGKGLAGV is encoded by the coding sequence ATGAAGGCTGTCGTCGGGGACATCCTCCCGCTCGCCATCGCGGTCACGATCTCGCCCGTTCCGATCATCGCCGAGATCCTCCTGCTGCTCAGCAGGAAGCCGCTGGCCAACGGCACCGCCTACGTGGTCGGATTCGTGGTCGGGGTCGCCGGCGTGCTGGGGATCCTCGTCGCCGTCGCCGGGGCGATGGACCTGTCTGCGGGCTCGGGACCGTCGAGCGGGGCAGGGACGCTCCAGCTGGCGCTGGGTGTGCTCCTGCTGGTCGCCGCGGTGCGTCGCTTCCGGGGTCGGCCGAAGCCCGGCGAGGAGGCGTCCATGCCGGCGTGGATGGACGGCATCGCCGGGTTCTCGCCCGGGAAGTCCCTCGGCGTCGGGATCGTCGTCGGCGCCCTGAACCCCAAGAACCTCGCCGTGGGCCTCGCCGCCGCGGTGGCCATCGCGTCGGCGAGCCTGTCCACGGGGCAGGCGGTGGGCAGCGTCGCGGTGTACGTCGTCGTCGCCGTGCTCGGCGTGGCCGCACCGCTCGTCGTGCTGCTCGCCAGCGGGGACAGGGCCCGGCCGATCCTCGACGGCTGGAAGGCATGGCTGGGCCAGAACAACGCGACGGTGATGGCCGTGCTGTTCCTCGTCTTCGCCGTGGTCCTGATCGGCAAGGGCCTCGCCGGCGTCTGA
- a CDS encoding NAD(P)/FAD-dependent oxidoreductase has product MSTTATPAEPAQQQTEHVDVLIVGAGISGVGSAYHLTKQCPEKSFVVLESLESFGGTWLMHRYPGIRSDSDLYTFGYRFKPWTGPPIATAAEILAYMGEVIDENDLGRHIRYHHRISDASWSSDENLWTLTVTRTDTGEVLRFTTSFLWMCQGYYRHSEGYTPEWPGMDRFEGRIVHPQTWPEDLAYAGKNVVVIGSGATAATLVPAIAPECAHVTLLQRSPTYFVTGRNENELADMLRELEIPEAWIHEIVRRKILHDQDVVTRLSVEEPEMVKAELLAGVRAYLGEDFDVDTHFTPRYRPWQQRIAFIPDGDLFQGINAGKASVVTDEIDTFTEAGILLKSGRELDADIIVTATGFNLSVLGDIAFTIDGEPLVFSDTVTYRGMMFTGVPNLVWVFGYFRASWTLRADLIGDFVCRLLHHMQATGAARVTPALRAEDADLPLLSWMDPDNFNPGYLMRSMHLLPKRLDKPEWQHTQDYWAEKESLPAADLEDGCLVFE; this is encoded by the coding sequence CTGAGTACGACCGCAACGCCCGCCGAGCCCGCACAGCAGCAGACCGAGCACGTCGACGTGCTGATCGTCGGGGCTGGGATCTCCGGCGTCGGCAGCGCGTATCACCTCACGAAGCAGTGCCCGGAGAAGAGCTTCGTCGTCCTCGAGTCGCTGGAGAGCTTCGGCGGCACGTGGCTCATGCACCGCTACCCGGGCATCCGCTCCGACAGCGACCTCTACACCTTCGGCTATCGGTTCAAGCCGTGGACCGGCCCGCCGATCGCCACGGCCGCCGAGATCCTGGCGTACATGGGCGAGGTCATCGACGAGAACGACCTCGGCCGGCACATCCGCTATCACCACCGCATCTCCGACGCGAGCTGGTCGAGCGACGAGAACCTCTGGACGCTCACGGTCACGCGAACCGACACCGGCGAGGTGCTCCGCTTCACGACGAGCTTCCTCTGGATGTGCCAGGGGTACTACCGGCACTCCGAGGGCTACACGCCGGAGTGGCCGGGGATGGACCGCTTCGAGGGCCGGATCGTCCACCCGCAGACGTGGCCGGAGGACCTGGCCTACGCGGGGAAGAACGTCGTGGTCATCGGGTCGGGCGCGACCGCGGCGACGCTCGTGCCGGCGATCGCGCCCGAGTGCGCCCACGTCACGCTGCTGCAGCGCTCGCCCACGTACTTCGTGACGGGTCGCAACGAGAACGAGCTGGCCGACATGCTGCGCGAGCTGGAGATCCCGGAGGCGTGGATCCACGAGATCGTGCGCAGGAAGATCCTGCACGACCAGGACGTCGTCACCCGTCTCTCCGTCGAGGAGCCGGAGATGGTGAAGGCGGAGCTGCTCGCGGGCGTCCGTGCCTACCTGGGTGAGGACTTCGACGTGGACACGCACTTCACCCCGCGCTACCGGCCCTGGCAGCAGCGGATCGCGTTCATCCCCGACGGCGACCTCTTCCAGGGGATCAACGCGGGGAAGGCCTCGGTGGTCACCGATGAGATCGACACCTTCACGGAGGCCGGCATCCTCCTGAAGTCGGGCAGGGAGCTCGACGCGGACATCATCGTCACGGCCACGGGCTTCAACCTCAGCGTGCTCGGCGACATCGCCTTCACCATCGACGGTGAACCGCTCGTCTTCTCCGACACGGTCACCTACCGCGGGATGATGTTCACCGGGGTCCCCAACCTGGTGTGGGTGTTCGGGTACTTCCGGGCCAGCTGGACCCTGCGGGCCGACCTGATCGGCGACTTCGTGTGCCGGCTGCTGCACCACATGCAGGCCACCGGAGCGGCGAGGGTCACCCCGGCGCTGCGAGCCGAGGACGCCGACCTGCCCCTGCTGTCGTGGATGGATCCGGACAACTTCAACCCCGGCTACCTCATGCGCAGCATGCACCTGCTGCCGAAGCGACTCGACAAGCCCGAGTGGCAGCACACGCAGGACTACTGGGCCGAGAAGGAGTCGTTGCCCGCAGCCGACCTCGAGGACGGCTGCCTCGTCTTCGAGTGA
- the arsM gene encoding arsenite methyltransferase produces the protein MGETDEGGVAGSALRETVREQYAAAARAVDTGSAGCCGPGPVDVRFGPSLYQAGERDELPDAAVAASLGCGNPMAVADLAPGETVLDLGSGGGIDVILSARRVGPGGRVFGLDMTAEMLDLARRNAADAGVDNVEFLEGHIEDVPLPDASVDVVISNCVINLSVDKPAVFAEVFRVLRPGGRVGVSDVVAEDRLSSADRAERGDHVGCIAGALSIGEYEEGLVAAGFSEVSVTFTHEVVDGLHGAVVRAVKPGA, from the coding sequence GTGGGCGAGACCGACGAGGGTGGTGTCGCGGGCAGCGCGCTGCGCGAGACGGTGCGGGAGCAGTACGCGGCGGCGGCACGCGCCGTCGACACGGGCAGCGCGGGGTGCTGCGGGCCGGGGCCGGTGGACGTGCGATTCGGGCCGAGCCTCTACCAGGCGGGGGAGCGCGACGAGCTGCCCGACGCCGCCGTGGCCGCCAGCCTCGGCTGCGGCAACCCGATGGCGGTGGCCGACCTGGCCCCGGGCGAGACGGTGCTCGACCTCGGGTCGGGTGGCGGCATCGACGTGATCCTGTCGGCTCGGCGGGTCGGCCCGGGCGGTCGGGTGTTCGGCCTCGACATGACCGCCGAGATGCTGGACCTCGCTCGCCGCAACGCCGCCGACGCAGGGGTCGACAACGTCGAGTTCCTCGAGGGCCACATCGAAGACGTGCCCCTGCCCGACGCGAGCGTGGACGTGGTCATCTCGAACTGCGTCATCAACCTCTCGGTCGACAAGCCGGCCGTGTTCGCCGAGGTGTTCCGAGTGCTGCGTCCGGGTGGCCGGGTCGGGGTGAGCGACGTCGTCGCCGAAGACCGGCTGAGCTCCGCCGATCGGGCCGAGCGAGGCGACCACGTGGGTTGCATCGCCGGGGCGCTGTCGATCGGCGAGTACGAGGAGGGCCTGGTCGCCGCCGGCTTCTCGGAGGTCTCGGTGACGTTCACCCACGAGGTGGTCGACGGCCTGCACGGTGCCGTCGTCCGGGCGGTCAAGCCCGGCGCGTGA
- a CDS encoding 3-oxoacyl-ACP synthase → MVNVAQATTIAGLGAVTGYGWGLDVLWQGLLSGRSAGGPVVLEEINGLAAVVPEGGDEQDSATLFGRALYGSGREAVADAKARGWNPGARVGMILCSSLGEVQGWRELYFERGGRVSRRHYLQLLPSTAPSMFMAEQGFHGPSLNAGAACASGVVGIILARQWLISGFATDVVVSGTDLSVTPENARHFKALNAIATDGPPEQACRPFQEGSQGFLPGEASVALVLTRQEGVDAYAHVLGGGLTHDAFHPIAIHPDGLHVAEAWTQAIAEADVALDDIAYLNAHGTGTQLNDTVEAGIADAMLPERTRIYTTKMLTGHGLGAGGAVETLVAALTYETDEIPAAPLVAPAHHRVLDGVTPRVPGATLKSSIGMGGYNAAIVIDKLGG, encoded by the coding sequence ATGGTCAACGTGGCACAGGCCACCACGATTGCCGGGCTCGGTGCCGTCACCGGGTACGGGTGGGGCCTCGACGTGCTCTGGCAGGGGCTGCTCTCGGGCAGGTCCGCCGGCGGGCCGGTCGTGCTGGAGGAGATCAACGGCTTGGCCGCCGTGGTGCCCGAGGGCGGTGACGAGCAGGACTCGGCGACCCTGTTCGGCCGGGCGCTGTACGGCTCGGGCCGCGAGGCCGTCGCCGACGCCAAGGCACGGGGATGGAACCCCGGGGCTCGCGTGGGGATGATCCTCTGCTCGTCGCTCGGTGAGGTGCAGGGCTGGCGCGAGCTGTACTTCGAGCGGGGAGGCCGCGTCAGCAGGCGCCACTACCTGCAGCTGCTGCCGTCGACCGCACCGTCGATGTTCATGGCCGAGCAGGGCTTCCACGGTCCGTCGCTCAACGCCGGCGCCGCATGCGCATCCGGCGTGGTCGGCATCATCCTCGCCCGTCAGTGGCTGATCAGCGGGTTCGCCACCGACGTGGTCGTCAGCGGCACCGACCTCTCGGTCACGCCCGAGAACGCCCGGCACTTCAAGGCGCTCAACGCCATCGCCACCGACGGACCGCCGGAGCAGGCCTGCCGTCCCTTCCAGGAGGGCAGCCAGGGCTTCCTGCCGGGCGAGGCATCGGTGGCCCTCGTGCTGACCCGCCAGGAGGGCGTCGACGCCTACGCCCACGTGCTGGGGGGAGGCCTCACCCACGACGCCTTCCACCCCATCGCCATCCATCCGGACGGTCTCCATGTGGCCGAGGCGTGGACGCAGGCCATCGCCGAGGCCGACGTCGCCCTCGACGACATCGCCTATCTCAACGCCCACGGCACCGGTACGCAGCTGAACGACACGGTCGAGGCGGGCATCGCCGACGCCATGTTGCCCGAGCGCACGCGGATCTACACGACGAAGATGCTGACCGGGCACGGCCTCGGTGCCGGCGGAGCCGTGGAGACGCTCGTGGCCGCCCTGACCTACGAGACCGACGAGATCCCCGCGGCGCCCCTGGTCGCCCCTGCTCACCACCGCGTCCTCGATGGCGTGACGCCCCGCGTGCCGGGCGCCACGCTCAAGTCGTCGATCGGCATGGGCGGCTACAACGCGGCGATCGTCATCGACAAGCTCGGCGGGTGA